The bacterium genome has a segment encoding these proteins:
- a CDS encoding CARDB domain-containing protein encodes MELKMRYRYALISLIILMSGCVAPLPNLLIKDNIRDDGISFTKDNFFWISPDIWLDNNGDGQPDEMAKIGKSNKLFARIHNIGTAEARDVKVKFYVNRGNTYFSFTEGALIGTNVISNIEAGETTITSISWENVNEANCWSYGVAVESADDPIISNEPVNESNLAYRSFWTVYTYSGRPVILKFRIQNPLSVKTRVNLTLDTQNLPGKWGAFLGKGSFELRAKESKPVLLMVTPPINSEKKEALLNVISTIEDRIIGGITYKIKIKE; translated from the coding sequence ATGGAATTAAAAATGAGATATAGATACGCTTTAATTTCTTTAATTATTTTAATGAGTGGTTGTGTAGCACCGTTGCCAAATTTGTTAATAAAAGACAACATTAGAGATGATGGAATTTCTTTTACAAAAGATAATTTTTTTTGGATTAGTCCTGATATTTGGCTGGATAATAATGGTGATGGTCAGCCTGATGAAATGGCAAAAATTGGGAAATCCAATAAACTATTTGCCAGAATACATAACATTGGAACCGCAGAGGCAAGAGATGTAAAAGTAAAATTCTATGTTAATCGCGGTAATACTTATTTTTCATTCACTGAGGGGGCTTTAATTGGGACTAATGTTATCTCAAATATAGAGGCAGGCGAAACTACCATTACTTCTATCTCATGGGAGAATGTTAATGAAGCAAATTGCTGGTCTTATGGAGTAGCGGTAGAAAGTGCTGATGACCCAATTATTTCTAATGAACCAGTGAATGAGTCCAACCTGGCGTATAGAAGTTTTTGGACTGTTTATACATATTCGGGTAGGCCGGTAATCTTAAAATTTAGAATCCAAAATCCCCTGTCTGTAAAGACAAGAGTTAATTTAACTTTAGATACTCAAAATTTACCAGGCAAGTGGGGGGCTTTTTTAGGAAAAGGCTCTTTTGAGTTACGGGCTAAAGAGTCAAAACCAGTCTTATTAATGGTTACCCCACCTATTAATTCGGAAAAAAAAGAGGCATTACTCAATGTTATTTCAACAATAGAGGATAGGATAATAGGTGGGATTACTTACAAAATAAAGATAAAGGAATAA